The DNA segment CTTTGGCTCAAGACGACACTGCCTTCTGACCGTTGTCCTGGGCAAGGGCCTGTGCTACCCATGTTCTGTACGTATTCTACACGTGTAGAAAGTCTGCGAGGTAGCGATGCAAAAGAAATTGACCATCACGATTGATGAACAAGTCTACGCAAGGTTGCATTCGGTCATCGGGCGTCGTCGTATCAGCCGCTTCATCGAAACGCTGGTGCGGCCCCATGTTTCCAAAAGCCATCTTGAGGCTACTTACAAAGAAATGGCTCAGGACGAACAGCGAGAGGCCGAGGCCCTAGAGTGGGCGGAAGGTACAGTGGGCGATGTCGGCGATGAAACGCGGTGAGGTGTGGTGGGTCAATTTTGATCCCTCTGTCGGCGGAGAGGTGAGAAAAAAGCGACCGGCCGTTATCGTCAGCAATGACGCAGCGAATATGTATCTCAACCGAGTACAAGTGGTACCGCTGACTACGAACGTGGGCCGT comes from the Deltaproteobacteria bacterium genome and includes:
- a CDS encoding addiction module antitoxin, whose product is MQKKLTITIDEQVYARLHSVIGRRRISRFIETLVRPHVSKSHLEATYKEMAQDEQREAEALEWAEGTVGDVGDETR